A region from the Cryptosporangium arvum DSM 44712 genome encodes:
- a CDS encoding NAD(P)-dependent alcohol dehydrogenase, producing MDITVAAVTAEKTFELRPAQLEEPRADEVLVRLSAVGICATDLHFATFLPTNAVLGHEGAGVVEAVGAGVSGVEVGDQVALAFTSCGVCKQCRTASPSYCAQFDALNFAGARSDGSSALSIDGQPVYGHFLGQSAFATHAVVSARSVVTLPDTADLRTAAPFGCGFMTGAGAILHTVKPGPESAVAVFGAGAVGLASVMTAAAAGAQTIIAVDVSPSRLQTAQEVGATHVLDSREGDVVERIRAIVPDGLDGSVDTTGRADVVKSAVTALHTRGTCAVVGVGPSENVEVEWRTLLNGRTVTGVISGSAVPQVLVPQLLEWQRAGRFPVEKLMAHYAFADINEAAAATKRGDVVKAVLTF from the coding sequence GTGGACATTACCGTCGCCGCCGTCACCGCGGAAAAGACGTTCGAACTTCGTCCGGCCCAGCTCGAGGAGCCCCGCGCCGACGAGGTGCTGGTGCGCCTGAGCGCGGTCGGCATCTGCGCCACCGACCTGCACTTCGCTACGTTCCTACCCACCAACGCCGTGCTCGGACACGAGGGCGCCGGTGTGGTCGAGGCCGTCGGTGCCGGGGTCAGCGGCGTCGAGGTCGGCGACCAGGTGGCGTTGGCGTTCACGTCCTGCGGCGTCTGCAAGCAGTGTCGCACCGCGTCCCCGTCGTACTGCGCGCAGTTCGACGCGCTGAACTTCGCGGGGGCCCGGTCGGACGGGAGCTCGGCGCTGAGCATCGACGGCCAGCCGGTCTACGGCCACTTCCTCGGCCAGTCGGCGTTCGCCACCCACGCGGTCGTCAGCGCCCGCAGCGTCGTCACGCTGCCCGACACCGCCGACCTGCGTACCGCCGCTCCGTTCGGCTGCGGGTTCATGACCGGCGCCGGGGCGATCCTGCACACGGTCAAGCCGGGGCCGGAGAGCGCGGTGGCCGTCTTCGGCGCCGGCGCGGTCGGCCTCGCGTCGGTGATGACCGCGGCCGCCGCCGGCGCGCAGACGATCATCGCGGTCGACGTGAGCCCGAGCCGCCTGCAGACCGCGCAGGAGGTCGGCGCCACGCACGTGCTCGACTCGCGCGAGGGTGACGTCGTCGAGCGGATCCGGGCGATCGTGCCGGACGGCCTCGACGGCTCGGTCGACACCACCGGGCGCGCCGACGTCGTGAAGTCCGCCGTGACCGCGCTGCACACCCGGGGTACCTGCGCCGTCGTCGGTGTCGGTCCGAGCGAGAACGTCGAGGTCGAGTGGCGGACGCTGCTCAACGGCCGCACGGTCACCGGCGTGATCTCCGGCAGTGCGGTGCCGCAGGTGCTGGTGCCGCAGCTGCTCGAGTGGCAGCGGGCCGGTCGCTTCCCGGTCGAGAAGCTGATGGCCCACTACGCGTTCGCCGACATCAACGAGGCCGCCGCGGCCACCAAGCGCGGCGACGTCGTCAAGGCCGTCCTGACTTTCTAG